In a genomic window of Callithrix jacchus isolate 240 chromosome 22, calJac240_pri, whole genome shotgun sequence:
- the YJU2B gene encoding putative splicing factor YJU2B, which translates to MGERKGVNKYYPPDFNPEKHGSLNRYHNSHPLRERARKLSQGVLIIRFEMPYNIWCDGCKNHIGMGVRYNAEKKKVGNYYTTPIYRFRMKCHLCVNYIEMQTDPANCDYVIVSGAQRKEERWDMADNEQVLTTEHEKKQKLETDAMFRLEHGEADRSTLKKALPTLSHIQEAQSAWKDDFALNSMLRRRFREKKKAIQEEEERDQALQTKASLTIPLVPETEDDRRLAALLKFHTLDSYEDKQKLKRTEIISRSWFPSTPGSGSSSKVSAVLKKLAQSRRTALATSPITVGDLGIVRRRPRDVPESPQHAANTPKCGEPRVPEETAQDKPVSPGDCPQETAETPKCSGLKGQEGSRQDKSLSPAGSSQEVADAPDSRHPCSLSSSLVADYSDSESD; encoded by the exons ATG GGTGAAAGGAAAGGGGTCAACAAGTACTATCCTCCAGACTTCAACCCCGAAAAG CATGGCTCTCTCAACCGGTACCACAACAGCCACCCGCTTCGGGAGCGGGCTCGGAAGCTGTCACAGGGCGTCCTCATCATCCG ATTTGAGATGCCCTATAACATCTGGTGCGATGGCTGTAAGAACCACATCGGCATGG GTGTTCGCTACAACGCAGAAAAGAAGAAGGTGGGCAATTACTACACAACCCCCATCTACAG GTTCCGGATGAAATGCCACCTCTGTGTCAACTACATCGAGATGCAGACAGACCCGGCCAACTGCGACTACGTGATCGTGAGTGGCGCCCAGCGCAAGGAGGAGCGCTGGGACATGGCGGACAACGAGCAGGTGCTGaccacag AACACGAGAAGAAGCAGAAGCTGGAGACGGATGCCATGTTCCGGCTGGAGCACGGCGAGGCTGACCGGAGCACGCTCAAGAAGGCGCTGCCCACGCTGAGCCACATCCAGGAGGCCCAGAGCGCCTGGAAGGACGACTTCGCCCTCAACAGCATGCTGCGGAGACGGTTCCGG gaaaagaaaaaagccattcaggaagaggaagagagagaccaGGCCCTGCAGACCAAGGCGAGCCTGACCATCCCGCTGGTCCCGGAGACGGAGGATGACCGCAGGCTGGCGGCCCTGCTGAAGTTCCACACCCTGGACT CCTACGAGGACAAGCAGAAGCTCAAGCGGACCGAGATCATCAGCCGCTCCTGGTTCCCCTCCACCCCCGGATCCGGCTCCAGCAGCAAGGTCAGCGCCGTCCTGAAGAAGCTGGCACAGAGCCGCAGAACTGCGCTTGCCACCTCCCCCATCACCGTGGGGGACCTGGGCATCGTGCGGCGGCGGCCTCGGGACGTCCCAGAGAGCCCACAGCATGCGGCCAACACCCCCAAGTGTGGAGAACCGCGGGTACCAGAGGAGACTGCCCAGGACAAGCCTGTGTCCCCCGGAGACTGTCCTCAGGAAACAGCTGAGACCCCTAAGTGCAGCGGGCTGAAGGGGCAGGAAGGGAGTCGTCAGGACAAGTCCCTTTCCCCAGCAGGCTCCTCCCAAGAAGTAGCTGACGCCCCAGACTCGCGGCACCCCTGCAGCCTCAGCTCCTCCCTCGTGGCGGACTACTCCGACTCAGAGAGTGACTGA